A stretch of Lathyrus oleraceus cultivar Zhongwan6 chromosome 6, CAAS_Psat_ZW6_1.0, whole genome shotgun sequence DNA encodes these proteins:
- the LOC127096317 gene encoding secreted RxLR effector protein 161, which translates to MVEFKESMMKEFDMTDLGKMKYFLGIEVVQFDGGIFISQAKYVMEVLRSFGMEHSNFVENPMVPGFKISKDENGIEMDGSFFKQLIGSMMYLTATSPDIMYAVSLLSRYMSRPTEVHHSAAKRILRYLQGTTTFGILYRRGGSHELISFTDNDYAGSMEDRRSTSNYVFMLSGEAVTWSSRKQPIVTLSTTEAEFIAAAGSSCQAIWM; encoded by the coding sequence ATGGTTGAATTCAAAGAGTCCATGATGAAGGAATTTGATATGACAGACTTAGGTAAGATGAAGTATTTTCTTGGTATTGAGGTAGTTCAGTTTGATGGTGGTATATTCATCAGTCAGGCGAAGTACGTGATGGAAGTGTTGAGGAGTTTTGGAATGGAGCATAGCAATTTCGTTGAAAATCCAATGGTTCCAGGATTcaaaatctccaaagatgaaaatggtattGAGATGGATGGTTCATTCTTCAAGCAGCTGATTGGGAGCATGATGTACTTGACCGCTACGAGTCCGGATATAATGTATGCAGTAAGCTTATTAAGCAGGTATATGTCAAGGCCTACAGAAGTTCATCATTCGGCAGCCAAGAGAATTCTACGTTACTTGCAAGGTACAACAACGTTTGGTATTCTTTACAGAAGGGGAGGAAGTCATGAGTTGATTAGTTTTACTGACAACGATTATGCCGGATCAATGGAAGATAGAAGAAGCACCTCAAACTATGTTTTTATGCTAAGTGGAGAAGCTGTGACTTGGTCTTCTCGAAAGCAGCCGATCGTAACACTAAGCACAACCGAAGCTGAATTCATTGCAGCTGCAGGAAGTAGTTGTCAAGCAATATGGATGTAA